One region of Erythrolamprus reginae isolate rEryReg1 chromosome 8, rEryReg1.hap1, whole genome shotgun sequence genomic DNA includes:
- the FUT7 gene encoding alpha-(1,3)-fucosyltransferase 7, producing the protein MARVAKIWAGASLFGIVLLWNGPLLFKVSNSPPSLPKQNNSLTLLVWNWPFGKARFLTGDVCSRLYGITGCQLTTKRQLFSQADVVVFHHRELWHERGCHMLSKAHPGQKWVWASLESPSHTKALGGWIGKEWNWVLSYRRDADLFFPYGELVPHSSDVVEIPEKTGLVSWVVSNYHKSQARAAVYLGLSRHLKIDVFGKAAGKQLCSDCLLPTISKYRFYLAFENSIHRDYITEKLWRNAFLAGSVPIVLGPSRANYQQFIPGDAFIHVDDFSSAKDLANFLTTMNESHYWSFFAWKRNYAVRLHDDWQERFCSICQKYPHLPPDKVYPDLKRWYWDD; encoded by the coding sequence ATGGCCCGTGTGGCAAAGATCTGGGCAGGTGCGTCTCTCTTCGGCATTGTCCTGCTCTGGAATGGCCCGCTTCTCTTCAAGGTGTCCAATAGCCCTCCAAGCCTTCCAAAGCAGAACAACTCCTTGACCCTCCTGGTCTGGAACTGGCCCTTCGGGAAAGCCAGATTCCTGACCGGCGATGTCTGCTCCAGGCTCTATGGCATCACGGGCTGCCAACTGACCACAAAACGCCAGCTGTTCAGCCAAGCGGACGTGGTGGTGTTCCATCACAGGGAACTCTGGCATGAAAGAGGGTGCCACATGCTGTCCAAGGCCCACCCTGGGCAGAAGTGGGTTTGGGCCTCCCTGGAGTCTCCAAGCCACACCAAGGCCCTGGGCGGCTGGATAGGGAAGGAATGGAACTGGGTCCTCTCCTACAGGCGAGACGCGGACCTCTTCTTCCCCTATGGGGAGCTGGTGCCTCACTCGTCAGACGTGGTGGAAATCCCGGAGAAAACAGGCTTAGTGTCCTGGGTGGTCAGCAACTATCATAAATCCCAAGCCAGGGCAGCGGTGTATCTGGGCCTGTCCAGGCACCTCAAAATCGACGTCTTCGGGAAGGCCGCCGGGAAGCAGCTGTGCTCAGACTGTTTGCTGCCCACCATCTCCAAGTACAGGTTCTACCTGGCCTTCGAGAACTCCATCCACCGGGACTACATCACGGAGAAGCTGTGGAGGAACGCCTTCCTCGCCGGTTCCGTGCCCATCGTCCTGGGCCCCTCCCGCGCCAACTACCAGCAATTCATCCCTGGCGACGCCTTTATCCACGTGGATGACTTCAGCTCAGCCAAGGACCTGGCCAATTTCTTGACCACCATGAATGAAAGCCACTACTGGAGCTTCTTTGCCTGGAAGCGGAACTACGCGGTCAGACTCCACGACGACTGGCAGGAACGGTTCTGCTCCATCTGCCAGAAGTACCCCCACTTGCCCCCGGATAAAGTCTACCCGGACCTCAAGCGCTGGTACTGGGATGACTAG